In Gambusia affinis linkage group LG08, SWU_Gaff_1.0, whole genome shotgun sequence, a single window of DNA contains:
- the LOC122835698 gene encoding genetic suppressor element 1-like isoform X3 encodes MPAGASAAVKRIPSLLCMNHESNKSASLGMISTATRTTATVSPLSPLTNGNAAAQSANSGFAAALRKLAKQAEDPRVSALSSESSPVSSPGTSHPSPVATPKRGSLGPLLGQSRGHSVPSNPPVVTIAPTKTSNGQWRADGRQIESSIQGLSRERVGAESAPLQQDKRTPPVPPPHSLAQSFGRTHSSIMQDPRLQSISLPGQMHAVVPSGAVPEEYLRALRPFATSDDLRLTSLPLGLDPTAAAHAAAAAAYYHPAYLHHPLSLQSRMEESLCLSALRSQFYSMPAGGAFPPLHPSALQLHLPGGRYPGEINHTAFSERLQMENELRQREREQEREREKEREREAGLEREREEERERELDRQKERQRDRQHQMVRTAESQYLAELQARRAAPPEDRARPGERLTPTRLDKTKEPDQLNFPGTKAVPLQPGLSSSRASVPLPVPSLLPAHLGKHRAVASGGIHEALAAAMMTQRASEEVWLARQRAQGQEREGPLEVGLRSPGKGVETRRDSHRTSSAYHNPGSKDIPLGAPPPLISPKGPHHPAAPPTNLWNPASLVDTPADSRRKFNPPTPPTRPPPGLTRTDRPPMSWGEDASKRTSKSPERCPPLRGAGLQESWSRTEPDRALHSSYPRHHINNHHRPTAPPSAPTEQGLQYQTGPPSLIRERQTQAVDSMLIYDEVLQQHRRLLSKLDLEEKRRKEAREGGYYYDLDESYDESDEEDIKAHLRRVTEQPPLKLDTSSEKVDFLRLCGLTTLTHRDELLAEKRRKRRRRMRERSLSPPAVQSKRKICSLSTPTASLTTQYSAEQMDSTPELEEKKDFLLMFNLSHVSPQRRRDKEKTEELLRAIQRKTVTLDTLRYNPLPLCRSPAALLTGDSSAAPQSNGHQYPESPSPSPPYSHKHRQNDTPKASMDSQVPRIPPPLAPHHDKSETAEAQSNRKLQVLQNGAALQKKESGPLANGRSRPWERFTPEAFAQRFHQAVLQSTHSTLQSKGVSNCAAEVGGKPERSLPANNPHLKTLHINHSAQHAHVNGHHFHLPAASQDAPTLREHLSNEEEEESDDEEEEEAPRKWQGIEAVFEAYQEYVDEWSIERQVLHSQCKRLEAQNYNLTRTAEQLSLTMGELVSQRQKMREERDRLQAQLEHFRRCLTLPNVHWGRSQSNGQAQR; translated from the exons GTATGAACCATGAGTCCAATAAATCGGCATCATTAGGAATGATCTCCACAGCAACTCGCACCACGGCCACAGTCAGTCCCCTCAGCCCACTAACCAATGGGAACGCAGCTGCCCAGTCTGCAAACTCCGGATTTGCTGCCGCCCTGCGTAAACTGGCCAAGCAGGCCGAAGATCCCCGAG TCTCTGCTCTCAGCAGTGAATCGTCTCCAGTGTCTTCACCAGGCACCAGCCACCCCTCGCCGGTCGCCACCCCGAAGCGGGGGTCTTTAGGGCCCCTCCTGGGCCAGAGCAGGGGCCACAGTGTGCCGAGCAACCCACCCGTGGTCACCATCGCTCCCACCAAGACCAGCAACGGCCAGTGGAGGGCTGACGGCCGACAG ATTGAGTCGAGCATTCAGGGACTAAGCAGGGAGCGGGTGGGAGCCGAGAGCGCCCCGCTGCAGCAGGACAAGAGGACGCCGCCCGTCCCCCCACCTCATTCGCTGGCTCAGTCCTTTGGCCGCACACACAGCAGTATCATGCAAGACCCCCGCTTGCAGAGCATAAG TTTACCAGGGCAGATGCACGCCGTGGTTCCCTCGGGGGCTGTTCCAGAGGAATACCTGCGAGCTCTCCGGCCCTTCGCCACCTCGGATGACCTCAGACTGACCTCTCTGCCCCTCGGTCTTGACCCCACCGCAGCGGCCCATGCAGCGGCAGCAGCTGCTTACTATCACCCTGCCTACCTGCACCATCCTCTGTCTTTACAAAG CAGGATGGAGGAGTCCCTTTGTCTTTCTGCACTGCGATCGCAGTTCTACTCTATGCCTGCAGGTGGCGCCTTCCCTCCCCTTCACCCCTCTGCCCTGCAGCTGCACCTACCTGGAGGCCGCTACCCAGGAGAAATTAACCACACAGCTTTCTCTGAGAG GCTACAGATGGAGAACGAGCTCCGCCAGCGTGAAAGAGAGCAGGAGCGAGaacgagagaaagagagggagcgTGAGGCCGGGCTGGAGCGGGAGCGGGAAGAGGAGCGGGAGAGAGAGCTGGACAGACAGAAggagagacagagggacagaCAGCACCAGATGGTCCGGACGGCCGAGAGTCAGTACCTGGCTGAGCTGCAGGCTCGAAGGGCAGCACCGCCGGAGGACCGGGCCCGACCCGGAGAGAGACTCACTCCCACCAGGCTGG ATAAAACCAAAGAGCCAGACCAGCTGAATTTCCCAGGAACAAAAGCTGTGCCCCTGCAGCCTGGACTGTCGTCCTCCAGGGCGTCTGTCCCACTGCCGGTGCCCAGCCTGCTGCCGGCTCACCTGGGGAAGCATCGTGCTGTTGCCTCTGGGGGGATCCATGAAGCTCTGGCAGCCGCCATGATGACTCAGAGGGCGAGTGAAGAAGTGTGGTTGGCACGGCAACGAGCACAGGGACAGGAGAGGGAGGGTCCACTGGAGGTGGGCCTCAGGTCACCTGGGAAAGGCGTGGAGACGAGAAGAGACAGCCACAG aaccagttcAGCCTATCACAACCCCGGCAGCAAAGACATACCCCTTGGCGCTCCACCGCCGCTCATCTCTCCTAAAGGTCCCCAccatcctgctgctcctccaacaAACCTGTGGAACCCAGCCTCCCTCGTCGACACGCCCGCAGACTCCCGCAGAAAATTCAACCCCCCTACACCACCGACCCGACCGCCGCCGGGACTGACCCGGACCGACAGGCCTCCAATGAGCTGGGGAGAAGATGCAAGCAAGAGGACTTCTAAAAGCCCAGAGAGGTGTCCCCCTCTGAGGGGAGCGGGTTTACAAGAGTCATGGAGCAGGACTGAGCCGGACCGAGCCCTGCATAGCTCGTACCCGCGGCATCACATCAACAATCACCACAGACCGACCGCACCTCCATCTGCCCCGACCGAACAGGGGCTTCAGTACCAGACAGGCCCTCCGTCCCTGATCCGGGAGCGGCAGACGCAAGCGGTGGACAGCATGCTGATTTACGATGAGGTTCTGCAGCAGCACCGGCGGCTGCTCAGTAAGCTGGAcctggaggagaagaggaggaaggaggccAGAGAAGGAG GTTATTACTATGACCTGGATGAGTCATATGATGAGAGCGATGAAGAGGATATAAAGGCTCATCTGAGGAGGGTGACAGAACAGCCGCCTCTCAAACTGGACACATCCTCCGAA AAAGTGGACTTTTTGCGTTTGTGCGGCCTCACCACGCTGACCCATCGGGATGAACTGCTGGctgagaagaggaggaagaggcggaGGAGGATGAGAGAGCGTAGTCTCTCCCCACCAGCAGTGCAGAGCAAAAGAAAGATTTGTTCACTTTCAACGCCCACAGCTTCCCTAACCACCCAGTACTCTGCTGAGCAGATGGACAGCACTCctgagctggaggagaaaaaagacTTCCTCCTTATGTTCAACCTCAGCCATGTCAGCCCTCAGCGGAGGAGAG ataaggagaagacagaggagctgctgagggCTATTCAGAGGAAGACTGTGACATTAGACACTCTCAGATATAATCCTCTGCCGCTGTGTAGAAGTCCTGCTGCTCTTTTAACTG ggGACTCCTCCGCAGCTCCTCAGTCAAATGGACACCAGTACCCAGAGTCTCCCAGTCCCTCTCCTCCCtactcacacaaacacaggcaGAATGACACGCCCAAAGCCTCCATGGACTCCCAGGTTCCCCGCATCCCTCCACCATTAGCCCCCCATCATGACAAATCTGAAACAGCAGAGGCTCAGTCAAACAGGAAGCTCCAGGTCCTTCAGAACGGCGCCGCCCTTCAGAAAAAGGAGTCTGGTCCTCTAGCGAACGGCCGGAGCCGGCCCTGGGAGAGGTTCACACCTGAGGCTTTCGCTCAGCGCTTCCACCAGGCGGTGCTGCAGTCCACACACAGCACACTGCAGAGCAAAG gggtctcaaactgtGCTGCAGAAGTCGGTGGAAAACCTGAACGCTCGCTGCCTGCAAATAATCCTCATCTGAAAACGTTACACATCAACCACAGCGCTCAGCATGCACACGTCAACGGCCACCATTTCCACTTGCCAGCAGCAAGCCAAGATGCTCCGACTCTGCGGGAGCACCTGTCcaatgaggaagaggaagagtcggatgatgaggaagaggaggaagcgCCAAGGAAGTGGCAGGGCATTGAAGCCGTTTTTGAGGCCTACCAGGAGTACGTGGACG AGTGGAGCATAGAGCGGCAGGTTCTCCACAGTCAGTGTAAAAGACTTGAAGCTCAGAATTACAATCTGACCAGAACTGCTGAGCAGCTTTCTCTCACTATGGGG GAGCTGGTGAGTCAGAGGCAGAAAATGAGGGAGGAGCGGGACAGGCTACAGGCCCAGCTCGAGCACTTCAGGAGATGTTTGACACTGCCGAATGTCCACTGGGGCAGGAGCCAAAGCAACGGGCAAGCACAGAGGTGA
- the LOC122835698 gene encoding genetic suppressor element 1-like isoform X6: MNHESNKSASLGMISTATRTTATVSPLSPLTNGNAAAQSANSGFAAALRKLAKQAEDPRVSALSSESSPVSSPGTSHPSPVATPKRGSLGPLLGQSRGHSVPSNPPVVTIAPTKTSNGQWRADGRQIESSIQGLSRERVGAESAPLQQDKRTPPVPPPHSLAQSFGRTHSSIMQDPRLQSISLPGQMHAVVPSGAVPEEYLRALRPFATSDDLRLTSLPLGLDPTAAAHAAAAAAYYHPAYLHHPLSLQSRMEESLCLSALRSQFYSMPAGGAFPPLHPSALQLHLPGGRYPGEINHTAFSERLQMENELRQREREQEREREKEREREAGLEREREEERERELDRQKERQRDRQHQMVRTAESQYLAELQARRAAPPEDRARPGERLTPTRLDKTKEPDQLNFPGTKAVPLQPGLSSSRASVPLPVPSLLPAHLGKHRAVASGGIHEALAAAMMTQRASEEVWLARQRAQGQEREGPLEVGLRSPGKGVETRRDSHRTSSAYHNPGSKDIPLGAPPPLISPKGPHHPAAPPTNLWNPASLVDTPADSRRKFNPPTPPTRPPPGLTRTDRPPMSWGEDASKRTSKSPERCPPLRGAGLQESWSRTEPDRALHSSYPRHHINNHHRPTAPPSAPTEQGLQYQTGPPSLIRERQTQAVDSMLIYDEVLQQHRRLLSKLDLEEKRRKEAREGGYYYDLDESYDESDEEDIKAHLRRVTEQPPLKLDTSSEKVDFLRLCGLTTLTHRDELLAEKRRKRRRRMRERSLSPPAVQSKRKICSLSTPTASLTTQYSAEQMDSTPELEEKKDFLLMFNLSHVSPQRRRDKEKTEELLRAIQRKTVTLDTLRYNPLPLCRSPAALLTGDSSAAPQSNGHQYPESPSPSPPYSHKHRQNDTPKASMDSQVPRIPPPLAPHHDKSETAEAQSNRKLQVLQNGAALQKKESGPLANGRSRPWERFTPEAFAQRFHQAVLQSTHSTLQSKGVSNCAAEVGGKPERSLPANNPHLKTLHINHSAQHAHVNGHHFHLPAASQDAPTLREHLSNEEEEESDDEEEEEAPRKWQGIEAVFEAYQEYVDEWSIERQVLHSQCKRLEAQNYNLTRTAEQLSLTMGELVSQRQKMREERDRLQAQLEHFRRCLTLPNVHWGRSQSNGQAQR; this comes from the exons ATGAACCATGAGTCCAATAAATCGGCATCATTAGGAATGATCTCCACAGCAACTCGCACCACGGCCACAGTCAGTCCCCTCAGCCCACTAACCAATGGGAACGCAGCTGCCCAGTCTGCAAACTCCGGATTTGCTGCCGCCCTGCGTAAACTGGCCAAGCAGGCCGAAGATCCCCGAG TCTCTGCTCTCAGCAGTGAATCGTCTCCAGTGTCTTCACCAGGCACCAGCCACCCCTCGCCGGTCGCCACCCCGAAGCGGGGGTCTTTAGGGCCCCTCCTGGGCCAGAGCAGGGGCCACAGTGTGCCGAGCAACCCACCCGTGGTCACCATCGCTCCCACCAAGACCAGCAACGGCCAGTGGAGGGCTGACGGCCGACAG ATTGAGTCGAGCATTCAGGGACTAAGCAGGGAGCGGGTGGGAGCCGAGAGCGCCCCGCTGCAGCAGGACAAGAGGACGCCGCCCGTCCCCCCACCTCATTCGCTGGCTCAGTCCTTTGGCCGCACACACAGCAGTATCATGCAAGACCCCCGCTTGCAGAGCATAAG TTTACCAGGGCAGATGCACGCCGTGGTTCCCTCGGGGGCTGTTCCAGAGGAATACCTGCGAGCTCTCCGGCCCTTCGCCACCTCGGATGACCTCAGACTGACCTCTCTGCCCCTCGGTCTTGACCCCACCGCAGCGGCCCATGCAGCGGCAGCAGCTGCTTACTATCACCCTGCCTACCTGCACCATCCTCTGTCTTTACAAAG CAGGATGGAGGAGTCCCTTTGTCTTTCTGCACTGCGATCGCAGTTCTACTCTATGCCTGCAGGTGGCGCCTTCCCTCCCCTTCACCCCTCTGCCCTGCAGCTGCACCTACCTGGAGGCCGCTACCCAGGAGAAATTAACCACACAGCTTTCTCTGAGAG GCTACAGATGGAGAACGAGCTCCGCCAGCGTGAAAGAGAGCAGGAGCGAGaacgagagaaagagagggagcgTGAGGCCGGGCTGGAGCGGGAGCGGGAAGAGGAGCGGGAGAGAGAGCTGGACAGACAGAAggagagacagagggacagaCAGCACCAGATGGTCCGGACGGCCGAGAGTCAGTACCTGGCTGAGCTGCAGGCTCGAAGGGCAGCACCGCCGGAGGACCGGGCCCGACCCGGAGAGAGACTCACTCCCACCAGGCTGG ATAAAACCAAAGAGCCAGACCAGCTGAATTTCCCAGGAACAAAAGCTGTGCCCCTGCAGCCTGGACTGTCGTCCTCCAGGGCGTCTGTCCCACTGCCGGTGCCCAGCCTGCTGCCGGCTCACCTGGGGAAGCATCGTGCTGTTGCCTCTGGGGGGATCCATGAAGCTCTGGCAGCCGCCATGATGACTCAGAGGGCGAGTGAAGAAGTGTGGTTGGCACGGCAACGAGCACAGGGACAGGAGAGGGAGGGTCCACTGGAGGTGGGCCTCAGGTCACCTGGGAAAGGCGTGGAGACGAGAAGAGACAGCCACAG aaccagttcAGCCTATCACAACCCCGGCAGCAAAGACATACCCCTTGGCGCTCCACCGCCGCTCATCTCTCCTAAAGGTCCCCAccatcctgctgctcctccaacaAACCTGTGGAACCCAGCCTCCCTCGTCGACACGCCCGCAGACTCCCGCAGAAAATTCAACCCCCCTACACCACCGACCCGACCGCCGCCGGGACTGACCCGGACCGACAGGCCTCCAATGAGCTGGGGAGAAGATGCAAGCAAGAGGACTTCTAAAAGCCCAGAGAGGTGTCCCCCTCTGAGGGGAGCGGGTTTACAAGAGTCATGGAGCAGGACTGAGCCGGACCGAGCCCTGCATAGCTCGTACCCGCGGCATCACATCAACAATCACCACAGACCGACCGCACCTCCATCTGCCCCGACCGAACAGGGGCTTCAGTACCAGACAGGCCCTCCGTCCCTGATCCGGGAGCGGCAGACGCAAGCGGTGGACAGCATGCTGATTTACGATGAGGTTCTGCAGCAGCACCGGCGGCTGCTCAGTAAGCTGGAcctggaggagaagaggaggaaggaggccAGAGAAGGAG GTTATTACTATGACCTGGATGAGTCATATGATGAGAGCGATGAAGAGGATATAAAGGCTCATCTGAGGAGGGTGACAGAACAGCCGCCTCTCAAACTGGACACATCCTCCGAA AAAGTGGACTTTTTGCGTTTGTGCGGCCTCACCACGCTGACCCATCGGGATGAACTGCTGGctgagaagaggaggaagaggcggaGGAGGATGAGAGAGCGTAGTCTCTCCCCACCAGCAGTGCAGAGCAAAAGAAAGATTTGTTCACTTTCAACGCCCACAGCTTCCCTAACCACCCAGTACTCTGCTGAGCAGATGGACAGCACTCctgagctggaggagaaaaaagacTTCCTCCTTATGTTCAACCTCAGCCATGTCAGCCCTCAGCGGAGGAGAG ataaggagaagacagaggagctgctgagggCTATTCAGAGGAAGACTGTGACATTAGACACTCTCAGATATAATCCTCTGCCGCTGTGTAGAAGTCCTGCTGCTCTTTTAACTG ggGACTCCTCCGCAGCTCCTCAGTCAAATGGACACCAGTACCCAGAGTCTCCCAGTCCCTCTCCTCCCtactcacacaaacacaggcaGAATGACACGCCCAAAGCCTCCATGGACTCCCAGGTTCCCCGCATCCCTCCACCATTAGCCCCCCATCATGACAAATCTGAAACAGCAGAGGCTCAGTCAAACAGGAAGCTCCAGGTCCTTCAGAACGGCGCCGCCCTTCAGAAAAAGGAGTCTGGTCCTCTAGCGAACGGCCGGAGCCGGCCCTGGGAGAGGTTCACACCTGAGGCTTTCGCTCAGCGCTTCCACCAGGCGGTGCTGCAGTCCACACACAGCACACTGCAGAGCAAAG gggtctcaaactgtGCTGCAGAAGTCGGTGGAAAACCTGAACGCTCGCTGCCTGCAAATAATCCTCATCTGAAAACGTTACACATCAACCACAGCGCTCAGCATGCACACGTCAACGGCCACCATTTCCACTTGCCAGCAGCAAGCCAAGATGCTCCGACTCTGCGGGAGCACCTGTCcaatgaggaagaggaagagtcggatgatgaggaagaggaggaagcgCCAAGGAAGTGGCAGGGCATTGAAGCCGTTTTTGAGGCCTACCAGGAGTACGTGGACG AGTGGAGCATAGAGCGGCAGGTTCTCCACAGTCAGTGTAAAAGACTTGAAGCTCAGAATTACAATCTGACCAGAACTGCTGAGCAGCTTTCTCTCACTATGGGG GAGCTGGTGAGTCAGAGGCAGAAAATGAGGGAGGAGCGGGACAGGCTACAGGCCCAGCTCGAGCACTTCAGGAGATGTTTGACACTGCCGAATGTCCACTGGGGCAGGAGCCAAAGCAACGGGCAAGCACAGAGGTGA
- the LOC122835698 gene encoding genetic suppressor element 1-like isoform X5: MSGAGMNHESNKSASLGMISTATRTTATVSPLSPLTNGNAAAQSANSGFAAALRKLAKQAEDPRVSALSSESSPVSSPGTSHPSPVATPKRGSLGPLLGQSRGHSVPSNPPVVTIAPTKTSNGQWRADGRQIESSIQGLSRERVGAESAPLQQDKRTPPVPPPHSLAQSFGRTHSSIMQDPRLQSISLPGQMHAVVPSGAVPEEYLRALRPFATSDDLRLTSLPLGLDPTAAAHAAAAAAYYHPAYLHHPLSLQSRMEESLCLSALRSQFYSMPAGGAFPPLHPSALQLHLPGGRYPGEINHTAFSERLQMENELRQREREQEREREKEREREAGLEREREEERERELDRQKERQRDRQHQMVRTAESQYLAELQARRAAPPEDRARPGERLTPTRLDKTKEPDQLNFPGTKAVPLQPGLSSSRASVPLPVPSLLPAHLGKHRAVASGGIHEALAAAMMTQRASEEVWLARQRAQGQEREGPLEVGLRSPGKGVETRRDSHRTSSAYHNPGSKDIPLGAPPPLISPKGPHHPAAPPTNLWNPASLVDTPADSRRKFNPPTPPTRPPPGLTRTDRPPMSWGEDASKRTSKSPERCPPLRGAGLQESWSRTEPDRALHSSYPRHHINNHHRPTAPPSAPTEQGLQYQTGPPSLIRERQTQAVDSMLIYDEVLQQHRRLLSKLDLEEKRRKEAREGGYYYDLDESYDESDEEDIKAHLRRVTEQPPLKLDTSSEKVDFLRLCGLTTLTHRDELLAEKRRKRRRRMRERSLSPPAVQSKRKICSLSTPTASLTTQYSAEQMDSTPELEEKKDFLLMFNLSHVSPQRRRDKEKTEELLRAIQRKTVTLDTLRYNPLPLCRSPAALLTGDSSAAPQSNGHQYPESPSPSPPYSHKHRQNDTPKASMDSQVPRIPPPLAPHHDKSETAEAQSNRKLQVLQNGAALQKKESGPLANGRSRPWERFTPEAFAQRFHQAVLQSTHSTLQSKGVSNCAAEVGGKPERSLPANNPHLKTLHINHSAQHAHVNGHHFHLPAASQDAPTLREHLSNEEEEESDDEEEEEAPRKWQGIEAVFEAYQEYVDEWSIERQVLHSQCKRLEAQNYNLTRTAEQLSLTMGELVSQRQKMREERDRLQAQLEHFRRCLTLPNVHWGRSQSNGQAQR; encoded by the exons GTATGAACCATGAGTCCAATAAATCGGCATCATTAGGAATGATCTCCACAGCAACTCGCACCACGGCCACAGTCAGTCCCCTCAGCCCACTAACCAATGGGAACGCAGCTGCCCAGTCTGCAAACTCCGGATTTGCTGCCGCCCTGCGTAAACTGGCCAAGCAGGCCGAAGATCCCCGAG TCTCTGCTCTCAGCAGTGAATCGTCTCCAGTGTCTTCACCAGGCACCAGCCACCCCTCGCCGGTCGCCACCCCGAAGCGGGGGTCTTTAGGGCCCCTCCTGGGCCAGAGCAGGGGCCACAGTGTGCCGAGCAACCCACCCGTGGTCACCATCGCTCCCACCAAGACCAGCAACGGCCAGTGGAGGGCTGACGGCCGACAG ATTGAGTCGAGCATTCAGGGACTAAGCAGGGAGCGGGTGGGAGCCGAGAGCGCCCCGCTGCAGCAGGACAAGAGGACGCCGCCCGTCCCCCCACCTCATTCGCTGGCTCAGTCCTTTGGCCGCACACACAGCAGTATCATGCAAGACCCCCGCTTGCAGAGCATAAG TTTACCAGGGCAGATGCACGCCGTGGTTCCCTCGGGGGCTGTTCCAGAGGAATACCTGCGAGCTCTCCGGCCCTTCGCCACCTCGGATGACCTCAGACTGACCTCTCTGCCCCTCGGTCTTGACCCCACCGCAGCGGCCCATGCAGCGGCAGCAGCTGCTTACTATCACCCTGCCTACCTGCACCATCCTCTGTCTTTACAAAG CAGGATGGAGGAGTCCCTTTGTCTTTCTGCACTGCGATCGCAGTTCTACTCTATGCCTGCAGGTGGCGCCTTCCCTCCCCTTCACCCCTCTGCCCTGCAGCTGCACCTACCTGGAGGCCGCTACCCAGGAGAAATTAACCACACAGCTTTCTCTGAGAG GCTACAGATGGAGAACGAGCTCCGCCAGCGTGAAAGAGAGCAGGAGCGAGaacgagagaaagagagggagcgTGAGGCCGGGCTGGAGCGGGAGCGGGAAGAGGAGCGGGAGAGAGAGCTGGACAGACAGAAggagagacagagggacagaCAGCACCAGATGGTCCGGACGGCCGAGAGTCAGTACCTGGCTGAGCTGCAGGCTCGAAGGGCAGCACCGCCGGAGGACCGGGCCCGACCCGGAGAGAGACTCACTCCCACCAGGCTGG ATAAAACCAAAGAGCCAGACCAGCTGAATTTCCCAGGAACAAAAGCTGTGCCCCTGCAGCCTGGACTGTCGTCCTCCAGGGCGTCTGTCCCACTGCCGGTGCCCAGCCTGCTGCCGGCTCACCTGGGGAAGCATCGTGCTGTTGCCTCTGGGGGGATCCATGAAGCTCTGGCAGCCGCCATGATGACTCAGAGGGCGAGTGAAGAAGTGTGGTTGGCACGGCAACGAGCACAGGGACAGGAGAGGGAGGGTCCACTGGAGGTGGGCCTCAGGTCACCTGGGAAAGGCGTGGAGACGAGAAGAGACAGCCACAG aaccagttcAGCCTATCACAACCCCGGCAGCAAAGACATACCCCTTGGCGCTCCACCGCCGCTCATCTCTCCTAAAGGTCCCCAccatcctgctgctcctccaacaAACCTGTGGAACCCAGCCTCCCTCGTCGACACGCCCGCAGACTCCCGCAGAAAATTCAACCCCCCTACACCACCGACCCGACCGCCGCCGGGACTGACCCGGACCGACAGGCCTCCAATGAGCTGGGGAGAAGATGCAAGCAAGAGGACTTCTAAAAGCCCAGAGAGGTGTCCCCCTCTGAGGGGAGCGGGTTTACAAGAGTCATGGAGCAGGACTGAGCCGGACCGAGCCCTGCATAGCTCGTACCCGCGGCATCACATCAACAATCACCACAGACCGACCGCACCTCCATCTGCCCCGACCGAACAGGGGCTTCAGTACCAGACAGGCCCTCCGTCCCTGATCCGGGAGCGGCAGACGCAAGCGGTGGACAGCATGCTGATTTACGATGAGGTTCTGCAGCAGCACCGGCGGCTGCTCAGTAAGCTGGAcctggaggagaagaggaggaaggaggccAGAGAAGGAG GTTATTACTATGACCTGGATGAGTCATATGATGAGAGCGATGAAGAGGATATAAAGGCTCATCTGAGGAGGGTGACAGAACAGCCGCCTCTCAAACTGGACACATCCTCCGAA AAAGTGGACTTTTTGCGTTTGTGCGGCCTCACCACGCTGACCCATCGGGATGAACTGCTGGctgagaagaggaggaagaggcggaGGAGGATGAGAGAGCGTAGTCTCTCCCCACCAGCAGTGCAGAGCAAAAGAAAGATTTGTTCACTTTCAACGCCCACAGCTTCCCTAACCACCCAGTACTCTGCTGAGCAGATGGACAGCACTCctgagctggaggagaaaaaagacTTCCTCCTTATGTTCAACCTCAGCCATGTCAGCCCTCAGCGGAGGAGAG ataaggagaagacagaggagctgctgagggCTATTCAGAGGAAGACTGTGACATTAGACACTCTCAGATATAATCCTCTGCCGCTGTGTAGAAGTCCTGCTGCTCTTTTAACTG ggGACTCCTCCGCAGCTCCTCAGTCAAATGGACACCAGTACCCAGAGTCTCCCAGTCCCTCTCCTCCCtactcacacaaacacaggcaGAATGACACGCCCAAAGCCTCCATGGACTCCCAGGTTCCCCGCATCCCTCCACCATTAGCCCCCCATCATGACAAATCTGAAACAGCAGAGGCTCAGTCAAACAGGAAGCTCCAGGTCCTTCAGAACGGCGCCGCCCTTCAGAAAAAGGAGTCTGGTCCTCTAGCGAACGGCCGGAGCCGGCCCTGGGAGAGGTTCACACCTGAGGCTTTCGCTCAGCGCTTCCACCAGGCGGTGCTGCAGTCCACACACAGCACACTGCAGAGCAAAG gggtctcaaactgtGCTGCAGAAGTCGGTGGAAAACCTGAACGCTCGCTGCCTGCAAATAATCCTCATCTGAAAACGTTACACATCAACCACAGCGCTCAGCATGCACACGTCAACGGCCACCATTTCCACTTGCCAGCAGCAAGCCAAGATGCTCCGACTCTGCGGGAGCACCTGTCcaatgaggaagaggaagagtcggatgatgaggaagaggaggaagcgCCAAGGAAGTGGCAGGGCATTGAAGCCGTTTTTGAGGCCTACCAGGAGTACGTGGACG AGTGGAGCATAGAGCGGCAGGTTCTCCACAGTCAGTGTAAAAGACTTGAAGCTCAGAATTACAATCTGACCAGAACTGCTGAGCAGCTTTCTCTCACTATGGGG GAGCTGGTGAGTCAGAGGCAGAAAATGAGGGAGGAGCGGGACAGGCTACAGGCCCAGCTCGAGCACTTCAGGAGATGTTTGACACTGCCGAATGTCCACTGGGGCAGGAGCCAAAGCAACGGGCAAGCACAGAGGTGA